A stretch of the Carassius carassius chromosome 50, fCarCar2.1, whole genome shotgun sequence genome encodes the following:
- the LOC132133042 gene encoding tight junction protein ZO-1-like isoform X6 — protein sequence MVNYQKYITVMQLALGVSAINRKRSLPPRKHMWVFPKHDMDKYGPAVYYPKIHDFIATPENISLLDESEGSVHGKPSLRRVKGRIHRSKSLDSINLLDSNSAAMDETVIWEQHTVSLHRAPGFGFGIAISGGRDNPHFQSGETSIVISDVLKGGPAEGLLQENDRVVMVNAVSMDNVDHAYAVQQLRKSGKNAKITIRRKKKVQVPMGRPGERETMSEHEEDDDSYEDEIYEAQSGPSAYSGGGATGRRSGRGDRLGGRRDRDRERSGSRERSLSPHSDRHSVSSNLPPRPAKVTLVKSRKNQAEYGLRLASHIFVKDISPESLAARDGSIQEGDVVLKINGTVTENLSLIDAKKLIERSKGKLKMVVHRDERATLLNIPDVDDSIPSANASDRDDISDIHSVASDHSDRPYERKRSSRSRSPDRRSEPSDHFRHSPPQISNGRAAGPTSQRTRPVHRSRDEDRISKAGPLPLPAKMVEEMTKEQTSAREEKQLPPLPEPKPVYAQPGQPDVDLPVSPADAPVPSVTHDDSILRPSMKLVKFKKGESVGLRLAGGNDVGIFVAGVLEDSPAAKEGLEEGDQILRVNNVDFANIIREEAVLFLLDLPKGEEVTILAQKKKDVYRRIVESDVGDSFYIRTHFEYEKESPYGLSFNKGEVFRVVDTLYNGKLGSWLAIRIGKNHQEVERGIIPNKNRAEQLSSVQYTLPKTPGGDRADFWRFRGLRSSKRNLRKSRDDLSAQPVQTKFPAYERVVLREAGFLRPVVIFGPIADVAREKLSREESDVFELAKSEPRDAGTDQRSSGIIRLHTIKQIIDREKHAVLDITPNAVDRLNYAQWYPIVVFLNPDSKQGVKNMRTRLCPESRKSARKLYERALKLRKNNHHLFTTTINLNNMNDGWYGALKETIQQQQNQLVWVSEGKADGAPDDDLDIHDDRLSYLSAPGSEYSMYSTDSRHTSDYEDTDTEGGAYTDQELDETMNDEVGLPSEPAITRSSEPVREDLPVIQDAAGYPRYQHTVPQLESVNSIDPAGFKMAAPQQQAEAALASSPPPSAEAAAPPAVQPTAPLAGTDPEEPSVTPKADSLNSPVPVPDPQPEPELTQPPTHDPHHLLPPGPDPKMYKKDLYSMDEPARVNHSVKPPPPQQPLAPPTSLSYSHQPVYQDQQPYRQYEHPPYGYDGGGYAQPKPHNYDPHLHYDNRVSHYNKQKPPYDQQQTSSHPPPVSGYPQAHQPLPPPQLGYDRRSPYEDGPTRDFSPPQSQYDGVSPMSYDNRLRHAKPTLARYEEPPPPPPSVSYDTGPSFESNPHGFPGNVHCSPDPPKKYYGDAAIRALYNPGAPNRMYKPAPHEPVMNSEPPASPPKPEPVLSSGDPPHPAAPKPLPPPPRDDDNDEDPAMKPQSVLNRVKLFENKRSVSVDRAKDTSEVAGIRPTDLPKPVSTPGPVLKANSLSNLEQEKPSYRAPELQKAQPRVGDDVVRSNHYEPDEEYYRKQLSYFDRRSFDNKALNQPNTAINRFHEPPKPPQPQIAYPFARTESVDKVSPVDKRYEPLPPINPSPAPYSQPTHAAPATSLPRLSNIQVNSLPDPHSSPKAKPDPSTLRAPTRDDPIQTSYQPPKTSVNGTDAPPKTLGVPTSYNRYVPKPYTRSARPFERKFESPKFNHNLLPNDTQSKPSLNNNLKPQISPQPQETDSGVDTFTRTMENKPKNQHNNINTLPKPVPISPSALDDEDEEDEGHTVVATARGIFNCNGGVLSSIETGVSIIIPQGAIPDSVEQEIYFKVCRDNSILPPLDKEKGETLLSPLVMCGPHGLKFLKPVELRLPHCASMTPDGDPKCWQNKCLPGDPNYLVGANCVSVLIDHF from the exons AGTGCAGCAATGGATGAGACAGTAATATGGGAACAGCACACTGTATCTCTACACAGG GCTCCAGGGTTTGGCTTCGGGATCGCTATCTCAGGCGGGAGGGATAACCCTCACTTTCAGAGCGGGGAGACATCCATCGTCATATCTGATGTGTTGAAAGGAGGCCCAGCCGAGGGCCTGCTGCA GGAGAATGACAGAGTGGTGATGGTTAACGCCGTCTCCATGGATAACGTGGATCACGCATATGCAGTGCAACAACTTCGGAAAAGTGGGAAGAATGCAAAAATA ACCATCAGGAGAAAGAAGAAGGTGCAGGTACCCATGGGGCGCCCGGGTGAACGCGAGACCATGTCAGAGCATGAAGAGGACGACGACAGCTACGAAGACGAGATCTACGAGGCACAGAGCGGGCCCAGTGCCTACAGCGGGGGCGGAGCCACGGGCCGGAGGAGTGGCAGGGGTGACCGGCTGGGCGGGAGGAGGGACCGAGACCGAGAGCGCAGTGGCTCCAGAGAGAGGAGTCTGTCCCCACACTCGGACCGCCACTCTGTGTCCTCCAACCTCCCCCCACGCCCAGCCAAAGTCACCCTCGTCAAGTCCCGCAAAAATCAAG CAGAATACGGGCTTCGCCTGGCCAGCCACATCTTCGTTAAGGACATTTCCCCCGAGAGCCTGGCAGCCCGAGACGGAAGCATACAGGAGGGAGACGTAGTGCTCAAG ATTAATGGCACGGTGACTGAGAATCTGTCTCTGATCGATGCTAAGAAACTAATCGAGAGGTCAAAGGGCAAGCTGAAGATGGTGGTGCATAGAGACGAGAGGGCGACCCTGCTCAATATCCCAGACGTGGATGACAGCATACCTTCAGCTAATGCCTCTGACAGAGATG ATATTTCAGACATCCACTCTGTGGCGTCCGATCATTCCGACCGACCCTACGAGCGGAAGAGGAGCAGCCGCTCTCGTTCTCCGGACCGCCGCTCCGAGCCCTCGGACCACTTTAGACACTCTCCACCACAGATCAGCAATGGCAG GGCCGCAGGGCCGACGTCTCAGAGAACCCGGCCAGT TCACCGAAGCCGTGATGAAGACAGGATCTCAAAGGCTGGGCCGCTTCCTCTGCCTGCTAAGATGGTGGAGGAGATGACGAAAGAGCAGACATCAGCCAGAGAAGAGAAACAGCTCCCCCCTCTACCAG AGCCCAAGCCTGTGTACGCTCAACCCGGCCAGCCTGATGTGGACCTGCCAGTCAGTCCGGCAGACGCCCCAGTGCCCAGCGTCACACATGATGACAGCATCTTACG GCCGAGCATGAAGCTGGTGAAGTTTAAGAAGGGCGAGAGCGTGGGGTTGAGACTCGCTGGCGGGAATGACGTTGGGATATTTGTGGCAGGAGTTTTGGAGGACAGTCCTGCTGCTAAAGAGGGCCTGGAGGAGGGAGACCAGATTCTCAGG GTAAACAATGTGGATTTTGCAAACATCATTCGTGAGGAGGCAGTGCTGTTTCTGCTGGACCTGCCCAAAGGAGAGGAGGTCACCATCCTGGCCCAGAAAAAGAAAGATG TATACAGACGCATTGTAGAGTCTGACGTAGGTGACTCGTTCTACATCAGGACCCATTTTGAGTACGAGAAGGAGTCACCCTACGGCCTGAGCTTCAATAAGGGGGAGGTCTTCAGAGTGGTTGACACCCTTTACAACGGCAAACTGGGCTCTTGGCTCGCCATCCGCATCGGCAAGAACCACCAGGAAGTGGAGCGGGGCATCATCCCCAACAAGAATAG GGCTGAACAGCTATCGAGTGTCCAATACACTCTCCCAAAGACTCCAGGAGGGGATCGGGCTGACTTCTGGAGGTTCAGAGGCCTCCGTAGCTCCAAACGCAACCTGAGGAAGAGCAGAGATGACCTCTCTGCTCAGCCCGTCCAAACAAAGTTCCCCGCTTATGAAAGAGTGGTGCTTCGAGAAG CTGGTTTCTTGAGGCCAGTGGTCATTTTCGGGCCTATTGCGGATGTTGCAAGAGAGAAACTGTCCAGAGAGGAGTCTGATGTCTTTGAACTTGCAA AGAGTGAACCCAGAGATGCAGGCACAGACCAGCGCAGCTCTGGAATCATACGTCTCCATACCATTAAACAGATCATTGACCGA GAGAAGCATGCAGTGCTGGACATCACCCCCAACGCAGTGGATCGTCTGAATTATGCTCAGTGGTACCCCATTGTGGTGTTCCTGAATCCCGACAGCAAGCAGGGTGTCAAGAACATGAGGACAAGGCTATGTCCTGAGTCCAGGAAGAGCGCCCGGAAGCTGTATGAGCGTGCTCTCAAACTGAGAAAGAACAACCATCACCTCTTCACCA CCACCATCAACTTAAACAACATGAACGATGGGTGGTACGGTGCTTTGAAAGAGACCATCCAGCAGCAGCAGAACCAGTTGGTCTGGGTCTCAGAGGGCAAG GCAGATGGCGCTCCTGACGATGACCTTGACATCCACGATGACCGCCTCTCCTACCTCTCCGCACCAGGCAGTGAGTACAGCATGTACAGCACCGACAGCCGCCACACTTCTGACTATGAGGACACCGATACAGAGGGCGGGGCTTACACTGACCAGGAGCTGGATGAAACCATGAACGATGAGGTGGGCCTGCCCAGTGAGCCTGCCATCACACGCTCGTCCGAACCAGTCCGAGAGGACCTGCCGGTCATCCAGGATGCAGCTGGGTACCCAAGATACCAGCATACTGTGCCACAATTGGAGTCGGTTAACAGCATTGACCCAGCCGGGTTTAAGATGGCAGCGCCTCAGCAG CAAGCTGAGGCTGCTCTGGCCTCGTCGCCCCCTCCCTCTGCAGAGGCAGCAGCACCCCCTGCTGTCCAACCTACTGCGCCACTAGCGGGTACGGACCCAGAGGAGCCGTCTGTCACCCCTAAGGCCGACTCCCTTAACAGCCCTGTCCCTGTTCCCGACCCCCAGCCCGAACCTGAGCTCACTCAGCCCCCAACACATGACCCCCACCATTTGCTTCCTCCTGGCCCAGATCCAAAG ATGTATAAAAAGGATCTGTACAGCATGGATGAGCCGGCGCGAGTGAACCACAGTGTGAAGCCTCCCCCTCCCCAGCAGCCTTTAGCCCCCCCCACCTCACTGTCCTACAGCCACCAGCCTGTCTACCAGGACCAGCAGCCATACCGCCAGTACGAGCACCCGCCTTATGGCTACGACGGTGGTGGCTACGCACAACCAAAGCCTCATAATTATGACCCACACCTGCACTACGACAATCGTGTGTCTCACTACAACAAGCAGAAGCCTCCTTATGACCAGCAGCAGACTTCATCCCATCCACCGCCCGTGTCCGGCTACCCTCAGGCCCACCAGCCTCTTCCTCCCCCCCAACTGGGGTACGACCGCCGCTCTCCATACGAGGACGGCCCAACCAGGGATTTCAGCCCCCCTCAGTCCCAGTACGATGGCGTGTCACCAATGAGCTACGATAACCGCCTGCGTCACGCTAAACCCACCCTAGCACGCTATGAAGAACCTCCTCCTCCACCCCCTTCAGTCTCCTACGACACAGGTCCTTCCTTTGAGTCCAATCCACATGGTTTTCCAGGCAATGTGCATTGCTCCCCTGATCCTCCCAAGAAGTATTACGGTGATGCTGCAATTAGAGCCTTGTACAACCCTGGAGCACCGAACCGAATGTATAAACCAGCGCCACACGAGCCTGTGATGAACTCTGAACCTCCCGCTTCTCCTCCCAAACCCGAACCCGTCTTGTCTTCAGGAGATCCACCTCACCCTGCAGCTCCCAAACCATTGCCGCCTCCACCCAGGGATGATGACAATGATGAAGACCCTGCCATGAAGCCCCAGTCTGTGCTCAACAGGGTCAAACTGTTTGAGAACAAGCGCTCTGTGTCCGTAGACCGAGCCAAGGATACGTCGGAGGTAGCGGGAATCAGG CCCACAGATCTCCCAAAACCTGTGAGCACACCGGGTCCTGTGCTTAAAGCCAACTCTCTCAGCAACCTGGAGCAGGAGAAACCCTCTTACAG AGCCCCAGAGCTCCAGAAAGCTCAGCCGCGTGTAGGGGATGACGTGGTCCGCTCCAACCACTATGAACCAGATGAAGAGTATTACAGGAAGCAGTTGTCGTATTTTGACCGCCGCAGCTTTGACAACAAGGCCCTGAATCAGCCCAACACGGCAATCAATCGCTTCCATGAGCCACCCAAACCTCCTCAGCCCCAGATCGCATATCCTTTCGCCAG GACGGAGTCTGTGGATAAGGTGAGTCCTGTGGACAAGAGGTACGAGCCCCTGCCGCCCATCAACCCGTCACCTGCTCCATACAGCCAGCCCACGCATGCTGCTCCAGCCACATCCCTGCCCAGACTCAGCAACATCCAGG TGAACTCACTGCCAGATCCTCACAGCTCTCCCAAAGCCAAACCAGACCCGTCAACTCTCAGAGCTCCCACCCGGGACGACCCCATCCAGACCAGCTACCAGCCCCCCAAGACTTCTGTCAACGGCACGGACGCCCCTCCCAAAACGTTAGGCGTCCCTACCAGCTACAACCGCTACGTCCCCAAGCCTTACACCCGTTCCGCCCGACCCTTCGAGCGCAAGTTCGAGAGCCCCAAATTCAACCACAACCTGCTTCCCAACGACACGCAGTCCAAACCCAGTCTGAACAACAACCTGAAACCTCAAATCTCGCCCCAGCCCCAGGAAACCGACAGCGGGGTCGACACTTTCACACGCACCATGGAGAACAAGCCCAAAAATCAGCACAACAACATCAACACCCTTCCCAAGCCCGTTCCCATCAG CCCCAGTGCACtggatgatgaagatgaggaagatgagggacACACGGTGGTTGCCACAGCGCGGGGCATCTTTAATTGTAACGGTGGAGTGTTGAGCTCCATTGAAACAGGAGTCAGTATCATTATCCCTCAAGGAGCGATTCCAGATAGTGTGGAGCAGGAGATCTACTTCAAAGTGTGCCGGGACAACAGCATCCTGCCCCCTCTGGACAAGGAGAAAG GTGAGACTCTGCTCAGTCCTCTGGTGATGTGCGGCCCTCACGGTCTGAAGTTCCTGAAGCCCGTGGAACTGCGTCTACCACACTGTGCGTCTATGACCCCTGATG GTGACCCCAAATGCTGGCAAAACAAGTGTCTACCAGGAGACCCCAATTACCTGGTGGGCGCCAACTGTGTGTCCGTGCTGATCGACCACTTCTGA
- the LOC132133042 gene encoding tight junction protein ZO-1-like isoform X1: MVNYQKYITVMQLALGVSAINRKRSLPPRKHMWVFPKHDMDKYGPAVYYPKIHDFIATPENISLLDESEGSVHGKPSLRRVKGRIHRSKSLDSINLLDSNSAAMDETVIWEQHTVSLHRAPGFGFGIAISGGRDNPHFQSGETSIVISDVLKGGPAEGLLQENDRVVMVNAVSMDNVDHAYAVQQLRKSGKNAKITIRRKKKVQVPMGRPGERETMSEHEEDDDSYEDEIYEAQSGPSAYSGGGATGRRSGRGDRLGGRRDRDRERSGSRERSLSPHSDRHSVSSNLPPRPAKVTLVKSRKNQAEYGLRLASHIFVKDISPESLAARDGSIQEGDVVLKINGTVTENLSLIDAKKLIERSKGKLKMVVHRDERATLLNIPDVDDSIPSANASDRDDISDIHSVASDHSDRPYERKRSSRSRSPDRRSEPSDHFRHSPPQISNGRAAGPTSQRTRPVHRSRDEDRISKAGPLPLPAKMVEEMTKEQTSAREEKQLPPLPEPKPVYAQPGQPDVDLPVSPADAPVPSVTHDDSILRPSMKLVKFKKGESVGLRLAGGNDVGIFVAGVLEDSPAAKEGLEEGDQILRVNNVDFANIIREEAVLFLLDLPKGEEVTILAQKKKDVYRRIVESDVGDSFYIRTHFEYEKESPYGLSFNKGEVFRVVDTLYNGKLGSWLAIRIGKNHQEVERGIIPNKNRAEQLSSVQYTLPKTPGGDRADFWRFRGLRSSKRNLRKSRDDLSAQPVQTKFPAYERVVLREAGFLRPVVIFGPIADVAREKLSREESDVFELAKSEPRDAGTDQRSSGIIRLHTIKQIIDREKHAVLDITPNAVDRLNYAQWYPIVVFLNPDSKQGVKNMRTRLCPESRKSARKLYERALKLRKNNHHLFTTTINLNNMNDGWYGALKETIQQQQNQLVWVSEGKADGAPDDDLDIHDDRLSYLSAPGSEYSMYSTDSRHTSDYEDTDTEGGAYTDQELDETMNDEVGLPSEPAITRSSEPVREDLPVIQDAAGYPRYQHTVPQLESVNSIDPAGFKMAAPQQQAEAALASSPPPSAEAAAPPAVQPTAPLAGTDPEEPSVTPKADSLNSPVPVPDPQPEPELTQPPTHDPHHLLPPGPDPKMYKKDLYSMDEPARVNHSVKPPPPQQPLAPPTSLSYSHQPVYQDQQPYRQYEHPPYGYDGGGYAQPKPHNYDPHLHYDNRVSHYNKQKPPYDQQQTSSHPPPVSGYPQAHQPLPPPQLGYDRRSPYEDGPTRDFSPPQSQYDGVSPMSYDNRLRHAKPTLARYEEPPPPPPSVSYDTGPSFESNPHGFPGNVHCSPDPPKKYYGDAAIRALYNPGAPNRMYKPAPHEPVMNSEPPASPPKPEPVLSSGDPPHPAAPKPLPPPPRDDDNDEDPAMKPQSVLNRVKLFENKRSVSVDRAKDTSEVAGIRPTDLPKPVSTPGPVLKANSLSNLEQEKPSYRAPELQKAQPRVGDDVVRSNHYEPDEEYYRKQLSYFDRRSFDNKALNQPNTAINRFHEPPKPPQPQIAYPFARTESVDKVSPVDKRYEPLPPINPSPAPYSQPTHAAPATSLPRLSNIQVNSLPDPHSSPKAKPDPSTLRAPTRDDPIQTSYQPPKTSVNGTDAPPKTLGVPTSYNRYVPKPYTRSARPFERKFESPKFNHNLLPNDTQSKPSLNNNLKPQISPQPQETDSGVDTFTRTMENKPKNQHNNINTLPKPVPISPSALDDEDEEDEGHTVVATARGIFNCNGGVLSSIETGVSIIIPQGAIPDSVEQEIYFKVCRDNSILPPLDKEKGETLLSPLVMCGPHGLKFLKPVELRLPHCASMTPDGWSFALKSSDSSSGDPKCWQNKCLPGDPNYLVGANCVSVLIDHF, encoded by the exons AGTGCAGCAATGGATGAGACAGTAATATGGGAACAGCACACTGTATCTCTACACAGG GCTCCAGGGTTTGGCTTCGGGATCGCTATCTCAGGCGGGAGGGATAACCCTCACTTTCAGAGCGGGGAGACATCCATCGTCATATCTGATGTGTTGAAAGGAGGCCCAGCCGAGGGCCTGCTGCA GGAGAATGACAGAGTGGTGATGGTTAACGCCGTCTCCATGGATAACGTGGATCACGCATATGCAGTGCAACAACTTCGGAAAAGTGGGAAGAATGCAAAAATA ACCATCAGGAGAAAGAAGAAGGTGCAGGTACCCATGGGGCGCCCGGGTGAACGCGAGACCATGTCAGAGCATGAAGAGGACGACGACAGCTACGAAGACGAGATCTACGAGGCACAGAGCGGGCCCAGTGCCTACAGCGGGGGCGGAGCCACGGGCCGGAGGAGTGGCAGGGGTGACCGGCTGGGCGGGAGGAGGGACCGAGACCGAGAGCGCAGTGGCTCCAGAGAGAGGAGTCTGTCCCCACACTCGGACCGCCACTCTGTGTCCTCCAACCTCCCCCCACGCCCAGCCAAAGTCACCCTCGTCAAGTCCCGCAAAAATCAAG CAGAATACGGGCTTCGCCTGGCCAGCCACATCTTCGTTAAGGACATTTCCCCCGAGAGCCTGGCAGCCCGAGACGGAAGCATACAGGAGGGAGACGTAGTGCTCAAG ATTAATGGCACGGTGACTGAGAATCTGTCTCTGATCGATGCTAAGAAACTAATCGAGAGGTCAAAGGGCAAGCTGAAGATGGTGGTGCATAGAGACGAGAGGGCGACCCTGCTCAATATCCCAGACGTGGATGACAGCATACCTTCAGCTAATGCCTCTGACAGAGATG ATATTTCAGACATCCACTCTGTGGCGTCCGATCATTCCGACCGACCCTACGAGCGGAAGAGGAGCAGCCGCTCTCGTTCTCCGGACCGCCGCTCCGAGCCCTCGGACCACTTTAGACACTCTCCACCACAGATCAGCAATGGCAG GGCCGCAGGGCCGACGTCTCAGAGAACCCGGCCAGT TCACCGAAGCCGTGATGAAGACAGGATCTCAAAGGCTGGGCCGCTTCCTCTGCCTGCTAAGATGGTGGAGGAGATGACGAAAGAGCAGACATCAGCCAGAGAAGAGAAACAGCTCCCCCCTCTACCAG AGCCCAAGCCTGTGTACGCTCAACCCGGCCAGCCTGATGTGGACCTGCCAGTCAGTCCGGCAGACGCCCCAGTGCCCAGCGTCACACATGATGACAGCATCTTACG GCCGAGCATGAAGCTGGTGAAGTTTAAGAAGGGCGAGAGCGTGGGGTTGAGACTCGCTGGCGGGAATGACGTTGGGATATTTGTGGCAGGAGTTTTGGAGGACAGTCCTGCTGCTAAAGAGGGCCTGGAGGAGGGAGACCAGATTCTCAGG GTAAACAATGTGGATTTTGCAAACATCATTCGTGAGGAGGCAGTGCTGTTTCTGCTGGACCTGCCCAAAGGAGAGGAGGTCACCATCCTGGCCCAGAAAAAGAAAGATG TATACAGACGCATTGTAGAGTCTGACGTAGGTGACTCGTTCTACATCAGGACCCATTTTGAGTACGAGAAGGAGTCACCCTACGGCCTGAGCTTCAATAAGGGGGAGGTCTTCAGAGTGGTTGACACCCTTTACAACGGCAAACTGGGCTCTTGGCTCGCCATCCGCATCGGCAAGAACCACCAGGAAGTGGAGCGGGGCATCATCCCCAACAAGAATAG GGCTGAACAGCTATCGAGTGTCCAATACACTCTCCCAAAGACTCCAGGAGGGGATCGGGCTGACTTCTGGAGGTTCAGAGGCCTCCGTAGCTCCAAACGCAACCTGAGGAAGAGCAGAGATGACCTCTCTGCTCAGCCCGTCCAAACAAAGTTCCCCGCTTATGAAAGAGTGGTGCTTCGAGAAG CTGGTTTCTTGAGGCCAGTGGTCATTTTCGGGCCTATTGCGGATGTTGCAAGAGAGAAACTGTCCAGAGAGGAGTCTGATGTCTTTGAACTTGCAA AGAGTGAACCCAGAGATGCAGGCACAGACCAGCGCAGCTCTGGAATCATACGTCTCCATACCATTAAACAGATCATTGACCGA GAGAAGCATGCAGTGCTGGACATCACCCCCAACGCAGTGGATCGTCTGAATTATGCTCAGTGGTACCCCATTGTGGTGTTCCTGAATCCCGACAGCAAGCAGGGTGTCAAGAACATGAGGACAAGGCTATGTCCTGAGTCCAGGAAGAGCGCCCGGAAGCTGTATGAGCGTGCTCTCAAACTGAGAAAGAACAACCATCACCTCTTCACCA CCACCATCAACTTAAACAACATGAACGATGGGTGGTACGGTGCTTTGAAAGAGACCATCCAGCAGCAGCAGAACCAGTTGGTCTGGGTCTCAGAGGGCAAG GCAGATGGCGCTCCTGACGATGACCTTGACATCCACGATGACCGCCTCTCCTACCTCTCCGCACCAGGCAGTGAGTACAGCATGTACAGCACCGACAGCCGCCACACTTCTGACTATGAGGACACCGATACAGAGGGCGGGGCTTACACTGACCAGGAGCTGGATGAAACCATGAACGATGAGGTGGGCCTGCCCAGTGAGCCTGCCATCACACGCTCGTCCGAACCAGTCCGAGAGGACCTGCCGGTCATCCAGGATGCAGCTGGGTACCCAAGATACCAGCATACTGTGCCACAATTGGAGTCGGTTAACAGCATTGACCCAGCCGGGTTTAAGATGGCAGCGCCTCAGCAG CAAGCTGAGGCTGCTCTGGCCTCGTCGCCCCCTCCCTCTGCAGAGGCAGCAGCACCCCCTGCTGTCCAACCTACTGCGCCACTAGCGGGTACGGACCCAGAGGAGCCGTCTGTCACCCCTAAGGCCGACTCCCTTAACAGCCCTGTCCCTGTTCCCGACCCCCAGCCCGAACCTGAGCTCACTCAGCCCCCAACACATGACCCCCACCATTTGCTTCCTCCTGGCCCAGATCCAAAG ATGTATAAAAAGGATCTGTACAGCATGGATGAGCCGGCGCGAGTGAACCACAGTGTGAAGCCTCCCCCTCCCCAGCAGCCTTTAGCCCCCCCCACCTCACTGTCCTACAGCCACCAGCCTGTCTACCAGGACCAGCAGCCATACCGCCAGTACGAGCACCCGCCTTATGGCTACGACGGTGGTGGCTACGCACAACCAAAGCCTCATAATTATGACCCACACCTGCACTACGACAATCGTGTGTCTCACTACAACAAGCAGAAGCCTCCTTATGACCAGCAGCAGACTTCATCCCATCCACCGCCCGTGTCCGGCTACCCTCAGGCCCACCAGCCTCTTCCTCCCCCCCAACTGGGGTACGACCGCCGCTCTCCATACGAGGACGGCCCAACCAGGGATTTCAGCCCCCCTCAGTCCCAGTACGATGGCGTGTCACCAATGAGCTACGATAACCGCCTGCGTCACGCTAAACCCACCCTAGCACGCTATGAAGAACCTCCTCCTCCACCCCCTTCAGTCTCCTACGACACAGGTCCTTCCTTTGAGTCCAATCCACATGGTTTTCCAGGCAATGTGCATTGCTCCCCTGATCCTCCCAAGAAGTATTACGGTGATGCTGCAATTAGAGCCTTGTACAACCCTGGAGCACCGAACCGAATGTATAAACCAGCGCCACACGAGCCTGTGATGAACTCTGAACCTCCCGCTTCTCCTCCCAAACCCGAACCCGTCTTGTCTTCAGGAGATCCACCTCACCCTGCAGCTCCCAAACCATTGCCGCCTCCACCCAGGGATGATGACAATGATGAAGACCCTGCCATGAAGCCCCAGTCTGTGCTCAACAGGGTCAAACTGTTTGAGAACAAGCGCTCTGTGTCCGTAGACCGAGCCAAGGATACGTCGGAGGTAGCGGGAATCAGG CCCACAGATCTCCCAAAACCTGTGAGCACACCGGGTCCTGTGCTTAAAGCCAACTCTCTCAGCAACCTGGAGCAGGAGAAACCCTCTTACAG AGCCCCAGAGCTCCAGAAAGCTCAGCCGCGTGTAGGGGATGACGTGGTCCGCTCCAACCACTATGAACCAGATGAAGAGTATTACAGGAAGCAGTTGTCGTATTTTGACCGCCGCAGCTTTGACAACAAGGCCCTGAATCAGCCCAACACGGCAATCAATCGCTTCCATGAGCCACCCAAACCTCCTCAGCCCCAGATCGCATATCCTTTCGCCAG GACGGAGTCTGTGGATAAGGTGAGTCCTGTGGACAAGAGGTACGAGCCCCTGCCGCCCATCAACCCGTCACCTGCTCCATACAGCCAGCCCACGCATGCTGCTCCAGCCACATCCCTGCCCAGACTCAGCAACATCCAGG TGAACTCACTGCCAGATCCTCACAGCTCTCCCAAAGCCAAACCAGACCCGTCAACTCTCAGAGCTCCCACCCGGGACGACCCCATCCAGACCAGCTACCAGCCCCCCAAGACTTCTGTCAACGGCACGGACGCCCCTCCCAAAACGTTAGGCGTCCCTACCAGCTACAACCGCTACGTCCCCAAGCCTTACACCCGTTCCGCCCGACCCTTCGAGCGCAAGTTCGAGAGCCCCAAATTCAACCACAACCTGCTTCCCAACGACACGCAGTCCAAACCCAGTCTGAACAACAACCTGAAACCTCAAATCTCGCCCCAGCCCCAGGAAACCGACAGCGGGGTCGACACTTTCACACGCACCATGGAGAACAAGCCCAAAAATCAGCACAACAACATCAACACCCTTCCCAAGCCCGTTCCCATCAG CCCCAGTGCACtggatgatgaagatgaggaagatgagggacACACGGTGGTTGCCACAGCGCGGGGCATCTTTAATTGTAACGGTGGAGTGTTGAGCTCCATTGAAACAGGAGTCAGTATCATTATCCCTCAAGGAGCGATTCCAGATAGTGTGGAGCAGGAGATCTACTTCAAAGTGTGCCGGGACAACAGCATCCTGCCCCCTCTGGACAAGGAGAAAG GTGAGACTCTGCTCAGTCCTCTGGTGATGTGCGGCCCTCACGGTCTGAAGTTCCTGAAGCCCGTGGAACTGCGTCTACCACACTGTGCGTCTATGACCCCTGATGGTTGGTCTTTTGCTCTAAAATCCTCCGACTCCTCGTCGG GTGACCCCAAATGCTGGCAAAACAAGTGTCTACCAGGAGACCCCAATTACCTGGTGGGCGCCAACTGTGTGTCCGTGCTGATCGACCACTTCTGA